One Synergistota bacterium genomic window, CTGAGTTTACCTTGACCGAAAGATTGAAATTTCTAAAGCTTCTGGTTTCTTTCTTGATCCTAATGAAATTTATAATGTCGGGATGATTCACGTTAAGGAGCCCCATATTGGCTCCTCGTCTTCTATAGCCAGATTTTATAACTTCTGTGTTTAAATCAAAAAGTCTCATGAACTCTATTGGCCCTGAGGCAGCTCCCTCTACTTCCTTAACGCTGTCACCAGCCGGTCTTAAAGGGGAGAAATCTATTCCCGCTCCTCCCCCCGTCTTAAATATCAGTCCTTGTGCCTGAAGGGCTCTATAGATTTCTTCTAAACTGTCTCCTATTGGGATGACAAAGCATGCAGAGCCGGATTCTCCAACGATTCTACTTCTATAAATTTCCTCATAGTCTTTAAGTGAAGGGTTTTTCTTATATAAGAGCTCGGGTTTTCTTTTAAGAAAAGCCCCTATTCCCGCATTGAAGAGCAAAGGAGAATTTGCTATAAAGAGTTTATTTCTGAAGATTTCAAAGTATCTTTCCTCCCAAGCTTGAGCTTCTCGCTCATTTTTAGCTCTTAGGGCTTCAGCGGTTGCAAGCCAACGAGCTACTCTACGCGATAGCTCCTCATAACTTTTCTCTGATGGGAGATAGTATCTCTTTCCCTTGAGTATGAACTCACTTAAGCTGAAGCTCATTCCAAATCCTCCTCAGCTCCTTAGGATTCATGTATCTTTCAAGGGCTAATCTGTTTGGATATATATATCTTCCCTTAAGCCAGGCAATTCTTTCCCTCCCAAGCGGTGATGCATTGAAATAGTTTTCTGATGAGAGCACCAGCCAGTCCCTCATAGAAATATAGATGAAGCGGAGCCATGGTGTGAGATTTCTCTTGGATAAAGCGAGGACCTCTCCAGTTTCAAGCCCCACTAAGATCGCGTTTGGCAGATTTATCACCATTTTAGCTATTCCATTTAAGTCGTGGTAGAGTACAGGTCTGTTTCGCCTTATCGAGTAAAGCCATAGAGTCCCATCTTTCTTAATGATTATGATCCTACCATTATTAGCCCTTATTATTCTATCTATATCACTCATTTTTCTGAAGAAGATTCTTTTTCCTCCATCTTCATATGTGCTGAAGCCATTCTCTCCCCATATAATAAGCTTACTATCAAAGAACAGCGCTCCTTTTACTCTTCCTGTATTCTCATCTTCTATTTCGCTTTCCTCTTCGCTTTGGAGGTCTAAAATGATTAGACCATAGTCATATGGAGGAATTAAAGCGAGCTTGCTTCCCTCCTCATCTATGAAAGCTTTACTGTACTCTATATCAATATCCTTTGCGATTCTGCTCCCAAGTCTATAGACTATTATGCCACCTTTTCTTAATATTACAAGGGATTTAGGAATCTTTGATATGAAAAATTTCTTTCCTTCCAAGTTTAGTATCTTCTCTTTTGTTTTTAAGTCGTAAACCCCCATGTTGGTTATCAAAACGTTCTCTTCAGGAAAGATTTTGACCCACGCGGGGGGTTTTTCCAATCTTATCTTGTCTTCCTTCCACTTAAGGTATGGTGCTTTCCAGATAAAGGGCTCGTTTCCTTCTACTATCTTGCCATTGGTTCTTAGAATGCGGCTTTCTCCCTTCTTGAGATCGTAGCATAAATACCCATCTTTTATTTTGAGATAGATTTTAT contains:
- a CDS encoding WD40 repeat domain-containing protein, encoding MLGIALALTLALRLLVQYPLHSIIHADLSPEGNLLATSHMGNYLEVRSLKPRYLDGRLFSPVRTEIEEISFLSERKLLIIRRNRIEIWERQEIADWKLSLELERTGPVAISESGKLIAYTPSEDRISIFDTKNKVQISTIDGLPDFVKSMSFSQDESALFVLLSSGEIVSYDTKTGNMISEIGEIKGKPLLYNGKAFIIKRRKLTILNLGDLSKLHTLKARKKIQKVLVKGDEILLISREGGYLYKLKDGKYLLDREIEDIKGKKIKLTSKGILIWSKKNIEIEGRFSLKVSNIPVPERITIAGDRLAEAGRDFALVWNLREFLPEFFYRGRSKIIGDKIYLKIKDGYLCYDLKKGESRILRTNGKIVEGNEPFIWKAPYLKWKEDKIRLEKPPAWVKIFPEENVLITNMGVYDLKTKEKILNLEGKKFFISKIPKSLVILRKGGIIVYRLGSRIAKDIDIEYSKAFIDEEGSKLALIPPYDYGLIILDLQSEEESEIEDENTGRVKGALFFDSKLIIWGENGFSTYEDGGKRIFFRKMSDIDRIIRANNGRIIIIKKDGTLWLYSIRRNRPVLYHDLNGIAKMVINLPNAILVGLETGEVLALSKRNLTPWLRFIYISMRDWLVLSSENYFNASPLGRERIAWLKGRYIYPNRLALERYMNPKELRRIWNELQLK